The region AGATTGTCAGCTGAGCTGATCTGTAGGATGCACGCCATGCAGTAAAATATTGACAGTGTGCagcatcttcttcaccttgtGCCCGGGCGAGGGACAAATCAGGAGCAAAGTTCTGTCTCATTGAAACACACGAGGTTGGGTTTGACGGTACGTGAGCCTCGAGATGGATAACACAACATCCAATTTTGCCATGTTTTCCATCAGTTTGGTCTACTGTGGCTCCCTGTGGCGCACCCTCCACAACTTCCATCGCTAACACGCGGGGTTGGGTGTGTGACGTAGGGCCGGTTTTTCGGgtgtgatgggatggaaggaAAATTAGAAGGAAGGAAGAGACAGACACAGGGAACGCCGTGCCAGCCACGCCCTTTTGGCTTTTTCTAGACATTGCTCCGAATCATATCCCGCACCCGATGTCGTCCCGATCGAAAAGCAGCCGCATTTGCTTCTTTTGTTTGTGAACAATTTACCGTCCTTGCAGCCAGGGCGGCATTGCATCGCATCGCATCCAGCCATGGGAAAACGGTTCCCATCTCGCATTTATCACTGAGGCCAGGCCGAAGGATACGAACATGACAATAGTTACGTTCAATACGAACTTCCACCGCTACTACCAAGCTGACCTGCTGCTTGCTCATTGGACAAAATTTGCGAACAGGcagttggtggtgagtgatATCAGAGGATACTAACGGTCATGATATGCACCTCTTCGGCGACTATGCCGCATGTTGCCCCGGCCGTTGGTTTTCAACTGTAAGATCTAGCTCCGAGTCGGGTATAACTGGAGACAATCAGGTGCCGCAACCGCCCTTCCAACCGTTGCACTCACGTCAGAACCTTGGAAGTCCGTAAGGCAGAACACTGCGAAAAGAGCAGCATTGATCTTTTGATATTCGGGGAAATGGCATGCGGCGTCCGCCCGGGCCAACGGTATCGGCCACGTCCGGTGCTTGTCTCCAGAAATAATTGTTCACGTGTAGTCCTCACCGAGTATTTGTGCGACCAGAGGAGATCACGTCGAGCACTGAGGTGTGGTTCCTGTGCGTTTGCCGAGGGAGCCGCAAGTGTTGGCTCTAGTAGGGATCCCAACTGTCGATGTCTTGGTGTTTCTCTCCGTTTTTGGACCTTGTGGTCTTGGCTTGTTTCTGTACTAGCGCCGTCCATGTGCTCCGTCTTGAAATACTCCGTTTATGTGGAACAAGTGGACTGACCCATTGGAGTGACCCTCTCTTGCTCCTTACTgtgctggagaagaaaaaaagggcgaGAAGCACCATGACTTGGCACTGGACTGAGTGGACCGTTTTCGTGACTGTCCTCAGACCCGATCGGTGACCGTCCGGAATGGGGTATCCCCATGCGCCGCCATCCTATTCCACTTACTCATTTCATGGAGTCTCAAGCGGGATCAGGGGTGTTGTCTTAAAGATATAAGAAAGATGGCGGCCCTTACATCGTCCTACCCCAATCCaccttcatcatcagcccTTGCCTCTCCCCGTCTGCTTGGAAGGTGTTGAGACAGTATatactgttgttgttgtcactGTCCATTCTTCACGACTTCACGAGACCATCGACAATATGATCAACGTACCAGTGACCCTCCTCTCGCTGTCGGCGGTAGCCACGGCTGCTGCTTTGGCCGATGCCAACTCCCAGTCTACCAGCCCTAACCCAAGCCCACGACAACATGCCAGAGATACACTCCAGAAGCGTGCCAACTGCGGTTCTGGCATTGGAAACTGCCCTTCCGGTCAATGCTGCTCTCAATACGGCTGGTGTGGCGTCACCTCTGAACATTGCGGAACTGGTTGCCAAAGCGGCTTTGGAACCTGTacaggtggtggaggtggaaacAATGAAGAAACTTTGTCGACTCCTCGGCCAAAATTTGGAAGCATCCCCTATGGTAAGCCCCTCTCTGAGATAATTTGAAAACATGAAAACAAGATGACTTACACTTTTCAAAGgcgtcaccatcaccaactgcAACGCCGCGGGCACCATCGCCCTCACGTTCGACGATGGCCCCTTCCTCTACACCAAccagctccttgacctcctcgcccagcagcaagtcaaggccaccttcttcaccaacggCCTCAACTGGGGAGACGCAACCCAAGCACCATACCCCGATGTCCTGCGCCGCATTGTAAATGACGGCCACCAGCTCGGCTCCCACACCTACAACCACCCAGACCTCAACACCCTTACCACCGCCGCCCGCAGAAGCAACATGGCGCAAAACGAAAAGATCTTCAAGGACGCCCTCGGCGGGTACTTCCCCACCTACATGCGCCCTCCTTACGGCAGCTGCACCGGCCAGTGCCTCACCGACCTGGGCAACCTCGGCTATCACGTCATCAACTGGAACATCGACACCCTCGACTACCAAGGCAACATCCCCAACAGCCAAAACATCTTCAACAGCGCCGTCAGTACCAACGCCGCGGCCAACAAGTACATCGCCCTCGCCCACGACGTCCACCAGGCGACCGTTCAGCAGCTCGCCCTGGGTTTGATCCAGACCGCCAAGAACAGGGGTTACCGTCTGGTGACTGTTGGCGAGTGCCTTGGTGATGCTCCCGTCAACTGGTATCGTGATGCCACGACTGGCAATGCTCgcaccggcggcggtggtggcagcggcggcaatCCCAACCCCGGCCCCATCACCTCGACCAATGGTCTCTGCGGCAGCACAAACGGCAATATGAACTGCCTCAACTCTGGGTTCGGTAACTGCTGCTCTCAATGGGGCTACTGCGGCTCTACCGCTGAGTACTGCGGTGCCAACTGCCAGCGGGCCTTTGGAAATTGCAATTAGCTGAGATAAGAGTATATATGTCCGCGGGGACAATGGGGTTTTCAATGGGTTTTCAACGGGTTTTTCAGTTAATAAATAATGTTCCTTACATAATGTCTACAAGTGATGTTGGGCTGTGTGTGCCGAGATAGTGGCGTTCGATTATTGATCCTGAAAGAAACCAATGAAAACAACAGACAAGTTGAAGGCTGATGCTTGTTCAACCGTAGATAAGGGGGGGGACTTAACGGTTGGCCCAGATGTGGTAGAAAAGATGAGCTTCCTTGGCGTGGTTGCCTCCAGACGCTGCCATGTTTTGTGTGATTTTGTGATCGCGTCAAAGGACAGCTTTCAAGAGCTGTaaagggggtggatgttTCTCATCCAATAGAACACAAAGAAGAACGCGATTGCTAACCAAGCAAGAAGCTTAGACGCCACGAGAAAGGTTTAATGCAGTGTGCCTGATGGGGGCGTCATCTCTTGGTTCGAACTACACAATCAGTCAGCACCTTTCATAGTTTTTACTGGTGGAACTGACTTATACAAACGAGAGTGCCACGCTTACCTCATTTTCCATATTGCTTACCTGCTGCTCCAGCCTCACCGACGTCATTTGACACTGGGTCCAATCGGCAGGAATTCAAGCCATTTGTACTTTGTAATACCAATCAGCCGAGAGTCTAGTAGATTCATTGGGTCCGTAGGCGGACAACAAGGGGTTGCGTGGTCACACCGCCATACTATCTCGCAGAGGTATTAGTTCTCGCCTTTGTCCATGTCCCAGTCGAATATCCCAGAGTCTTTTTGGACCATCATCCTGAAAGTCTCAGGCGCTAGAGACTGACTCACCATGACATATGTAAGTTTGACTTCCACGTCGTTGCTCCCATCTATAATAAGACCGAGGTTACTGACGTAGGCCAGCAATCCAGTGCCCACTTGCCAATACCCAACCGCGAGCGCAACGAAGGCGGCGAGTTAGAGGTTGTGCCATCTCATTGGTATCCTCAAAGACCCATATCCGCTGTACCATATTCCTGGCGTCGAGAGTGGCAGCCACAGGAACAATGGCAAGGATACGGCGAAACGGAAGACGACAAGCCCAGCGAATACTCTCAGAGTCGATACGACCGGAGTGAGAGTATTTACGAGCCAAAAAAGCAAGCAGCTCGGCACATGCCAAGACGAAAGATTTGCGGCCTGAACCTTTCGATATTCTTGCTTTCATGTGCTGTGGCCTTGTTGTTTGTGggcgttgctgttgctgcggcATTGTTGGGGTCCAAAGTTGCCAAGCTTGAAGCCACAATGCCACCAGAAACAACACAGCAAGCACGATCTGATGTTGAGTCAAACAAGAATGATGTGACGGGGGGGGTTGGCTCAAATGACACCCGTGTGGATGACTTTTTGACGACAAATACCATCTCTGATGGCGAAGAAAGGGGCCACTCCATCACAGGCAGAAGCGTCAATGCCTCCGTCCAAAAGACGACTGCCAGTACAGCCAAAAGTACGACGGTCAGTGTCAGCACCCGCACGACTGAAAGCACGAGTCAAGACGCAACCAAAGCGACTGAGGCCGGAACTAGTGTTCTTGTCAGCGAAACTCGATCCGCCCAGGCGAGTACGGTGCCGTCCACGGCAGGAGAAGTGATCAAGGCTCAGCAAACACCATCGAGAACCATAAGCGCTGTCATCGCGACTGAAACCACCATGATGAAGAAGCGAATTGCTGGGTGGAGCTATGTCGGGTGCTTTGAAGATTCCGGGGACCGCATTTTGATGGGTGATTTCAAGCAACGGAACGATATGACAAATAGCCTCTGCGCCAATATCTGTACCGACCAGAGATACAAGTATTTTGGAACAGAATTCCACCACCGTATGTTTCAACCTCCTTGAGTCCCTGATGAACTCGAGCATTCTGGCTAACAAGGCAATAGAATGCATGTGTGGTGAATCAGTTTCCAGAATGATACCAGCAGACGACTGGCGATGTGATAGGGAATGCGGGGGAAATCCTGTTGATGAGGTGTTTGAGCCGTGCGGTGGTGAATGGTTCACAAGTTTGTGGGAAAGACAATGACCTGGATGGGTGATGCTGGGTTCAGACTGAGCGGTCAAGAGCTGATGCTTTCGGTATGGTTGTAAGGAAAATAAACTTTAACGCCACTTGTTTCAAAATTTCAATAAGTATTAAAGCACGGTCCTCCATACTGCAGTTCTTGTGGTTGCCCTTTGGTGTGACCATGCAGCTCCTTCCCAATCATACAGGTAATAACAATGCTATGGCTTTGAGCCCTATCCAGTGGATCAGAAAAGCAGATCAAACAGCTTTGTTCTCCTATTCACAAAAGGCCTCCCAAGTGATAACGATACAATCCAGGCTCAAGAAACACCCATCCAAGCCAAAGAATTCTTGATTAAAAACTAGAGGGCTTTCTAACTTTGGTTTGGAATCGCCCCATGAAAAGAGGCCCGCAAAATTATTGCTCGCTTTTGCCATTTCGGTCATGTTGTCATTATTCGTTCTGTGGTTCCTCTTCCCTTGCTCCTTCTTCATTCGCACCccactttctctctctcagcAAACAGACCAGTCTGTCAGCCACAGACAAGATAATTGTCTTCTACTTGCCCCAAAGTCCAATCTGTAGAGCACACCCAGCACACCCAGCACACCCAGCACACCCAgcaccccacccccttcatcTGATGTCCTAATTCTCCTCAGTATCAACCACCCCATAGTAGTCCCCACCCTTGAAATCCTCACTGTTTCCAGTTATCGGCGACGTCATCGTCGGCGTCTTCattgccgtcgtcgtcgttaTTATCGTCCCAGGTGATACTGAGCCCCCAGGACTTATACTCTCCCCACTactctcaccacccacactACTCCCCCCAtaatcaacccccccttgaccacctcccatcatcccaacCTCCATTATCCTTCCCGTCGTCGGTGGTGGGCCTCCCCTCAACCCAGAGTAAACCTGCCGCGCCGCATGAGCCAAATAAGCCTGGATCAACGGACAGTCACAATCCGCGTGCTTCAACACCTCATTCTTCAAGTTatacacctcctccctcaattGTCCCACGCTGGTCAACAAGCTCTTTCTCCGACTGCTAATCTCTTGCTCTTCTGCCTCTAGCCGGGAGGCGGCGGCCTGGGTCTTGACTCTGTACCGGATCGCGGCTTGTCGATTGCGGGAGCGGAGGTTGGTCCATTCGgcggtgctgttgttgttgtcgttggcTCCAGAGACGGAGCCTCGTGGTAGTTttttgggttgttgttgttcttgttgttgttttgtacCATCGTCGCCAGTTTCGGTGGGGTGGGAGACGCCAGTTGGTGTTTGTTTGGCGGGGTAGGAAGATGAGAATGCTGGGCTTCCAGCGGTTGTGGGTATTGTGGCCGGGGAGAGGATGCTGCCGGGAGCACTGGTGGAACTTAGGGTTAAGGGCTGACCTGGGGGAAAGTTCACGTCGTGTTTAGGTGGGCGGCCTCGCCGGCGTTTCGGGGGCACAACAAGTGTAAAATCCTGTCTGCGAGTCAAGCTTGTGGAGTGGGCGGCGGGTGTTGTTATTactgctgctggagatgggTGCGTCTCCGCTATTGGGGCTCCTGTGTTGTCGTAGTTATGATCGATTGTGATCCCGTGGTTGGACTGCTGTGCGTTGGGTACCAATccgtgttgatgttgaagacAATAAGGTGCCGGCGGGGGGACTGAGTTCAGATTCAATTGAGGTTGATCGAGGGGTCCAGTCAAAGAGTACGCCGACTCATTTTGGGCGTGAAGGCAAGAAGCGTCAAACGTACTTTGGCGTTTTACAGGGTCGGCGGTATTGGAATAATCAGAAAAGAAGCTCGGCGGGTTATCGGAGGAATGCTGTGCTGTTGAGTAAACGACGCTGCTTTGAGAGGCATGCGGTGGAAGCCAAAAAGGCGGCGCAGCTGGGTGAGAAGAGCGCTGTTCCTGGTCTAACTCTATCTTTGTGTTGAAGACATGTGAGAGTTCAGACGTTGACCAATTTAGCGGTCCGTGGTTCTGGTAGAGCGCGACGGGAGCGTTATCCAGCCCATCGAAGGTGCCGGGAGCGTAATCCAATCCATTGAAGGTGTCGCTACGAGCGGATGGCCAGTTATCGCAGTGTTGTCCATCATAGCCTATGCCACTTTGTGGGACTCCGCTCGTGGGAAAGGCGGGTGCTGTGGATGAGAAGTCGTCGCCCTGAGAAGCGCCGGCGGATACGGAAAAGACTGAGGGTGTCCCCGACGTATTGAGGCCCTCTTGGTCGTCGTTCATTGGGCTTGGGGTCAATGGAGGTGTGGTATATATTGGGTGGCAGCCTGAACTCGCCACTTTGGTTTGGCCAGGTTGCTCCGGGCATCGGTTTCGAGTTGCCAGGCCAGCACCTAACAGCTCGACTTGAATACCGAGTCAGCGAGCGCTTTGAAGCGGACGAGAAGTGGTATACCGCGCGAGTGCGCGCCTGGTCAAGGCCCTAGGATCAACAAGTCGTGGGCCAAGGAACGGAGCCGAACTGAACTTCTTGGATGAGACTGGAACCAGAGAGGGGTGCATAGGTAGACAAGCAATGACAAGCGGTTGATGACAAGTCTCGGCGGCAACACTTGTCCCGGCAAGTGGAGAGGAGTTTGGGGCTATCACGGACTGGACATGGCTGGACTCCCATACATATGAGTGCCGTGCTATCAGCCGACTAGATACCATTCCTGGTAGTTGTGGCATTGCATAAGTCATGACATTTCTCAAGCACTATTGAGATGGACTCTACATATTGCCGCCATGCCGGGTGCAAATCATCGAAGGCGAGGCTCGTCATCATAAGCCCCCCTGTGGCTTGACCGATTTCAGATAAAGGGGTTGCATTGGTCAGTCCAAGATGACACCACAGACCTTGTCTTCTCTGTGTCGTGTGGCTGCGAGGGTGAGAACAGCCAACCAGCTCTCACGGCAGGGACGGGCTGACCAATGGGAGGCTCTGGAAGCTCTTCCTCCAATGGATTGAAGGGGTGCCCTGGGCGGTCCACCATTCGGATGTTCACCCCAGCACGCCCAGCAATGAACACTTTTGAACTGCAGTGGGGGTCTCTGTCGGTCCGTTGGAGGATAAGAACTCTCACTCACCATAAGATGATACCAATTCCAGGTTTACTAGGTACATGAATACAATGTGGCACCTCCGAGAAGAATCTGGGAGGTTCTCACCCATTTATATCGACTTATTTTGTAAGAGTCGGATACGTAGCTAGCAAGATCGCAACGGCGATCTGCTTGGGAATGACACGGACAGCACAGATCATCGCGCgtactttaactttaaatgCAATGGCTCGTTACATGAGTCAGCGGGCATTAGCAGTGCTTCCTTGGCGGGCGCTGTCGTCGTCCGGAGCATTTCCTCCAACGTGGAGCCAGAGGCGAGCGCTCGATACTGTTTGTCATGTGAAACTCAATTCGATACCGGTACTCAAATGATTTTCCTACTTTGCCAGTGTGAAAACATTGTACGTTTCGCCAAGCAACTGTGGCCAGGGAGAAATCACCTCAAAGGCGGGGTTGATGCAGACGAGGGAGAAGATCCCTTGGGCCATACATCTGACagaatctttttttttttcactcTAAGCTCTAGGCTCATGTACATACGTTGTTTCCTTCCATACCAGACGTATTGGCCTTGAACACGTCTTTGTATTCTCCTTTGGTACCGTGGTATCCAAGCCCTTAATAACCATGAATTAACACGTGGTACGTGGTTGAAGAAAAAGTGCCTCTTAACTGTTGCCCGTCGAGATTGAGCTCTGTACATCGAGCCCACGGAGATATCCGGCCCCTACATGCAACGACTCAAAAGATAGCAGGTTATTTCAGGGGTTTGGATCCTTATTTATGGCCGATCAGGAAATTAACCCCGATCAGCCAATTGGAAACCTCGCCCATCGTCCGATGAGGTGGACATTCTGCTGGGCCGATAGATGGAGGGAGCCAGTCTCGAGCCAGTGAAGCAAAACAGTCGATGAAGAGACAAGTCATTTGATTACTCAGCACCCCCTCGCTGGGAATGCAACCTGCCCAATTTCTATGCTACAACAAAGCCGCAAATGACGCCATCAGTGGCATTCCTGGATCAGGAGATTCAACACCTCACGGCAGGGCCTTGAACCCTGAGCCTTGACCACACTCTGGGTCATTTTCTGCTCCATCATGACATTCCATATCTAGGCACCTCGGCAGTCTTTATGTGCCTCAATCTTGGAGTTAACAGAAGGCGCAGTTGCTGCTGGCTTCGTGAGCTGAACCATACTTCACAAGCTGGTGGTCTTGTCTGTGCTAGAGCTTGGCCTTTCTTGACAGCTGCAGCGACCCTTGTTCTTGGATTGAGATTGTGCCGACTGGTCGTGGATCAGAGTTGGGGTTCTAGAGCTTGTTAGGTATCAAGGTCTTGGACGCCGTGCCAactccatcaccctctcctacAACTGCGGCATGTGTTGACTAGGTATACCGTCTTCCAACAATGTTTATGATTAGGGGAAGTTGAGACGTGAGTGATGCCATGAAGGACGGGGTGGTGCGGGCGGATAACCTCGAACGGTCCGTAAGCCAGCCACAGATGCCACCAACGTGTTCCACCTGCCTCTTCACCGTTCCAGACCCAGATTCTCTCTAAGCTGGCATCAGAACCTATCTCTTGAACCTAGAAATAAGCGTGAACTGTGTATTCTGAGGCCGGATTTGAATACCATTCATTTAAAAGTAAAACCGTAGATTGTATTCCGAGGGTCGGTCTTTACTTGTGAAGGCTTGTTGGgataatttttttaatcgGCGTGCTTTATTCCATGCTAACGTAGAGTCAGAGTAAGAAGTTCCGAGTATGGATACGGACAAGCAAGAGTCGATGTTGGGTTATATAAAGTCGACAAGTTGGACCAGAGGAATAGTATCACCCTAACCGTGCGGTAGATTGAACAGTCCCACTTGTCGTTACTCGGCGCCTTGCCTGGTCAATCATAGCCTCTTTTGGGTTCTTCGTTTTATTTTGTGCCACTGCAAGGTTACACAATATCGGACTCGACCTCGGGTACGTGCCTTCCTTCTGTTGCATAGCCAGAATGCCAAGTACCTTCCTCGGACTTCAGGTTTTCTGTTTTCCGTTCCAGATCATCTTTTCCCCGCGTTGGTTTCCACCTTAAACCAAAACCAGACTCGATACCGCCGGCCGCTATGATGTTTGCTATTATTGCCGTATTATTATTGctcctttctttctccaccgccgacaaccccatcaccatcaaatCCTTCTCACTTTTTTCTTCAGCAACGCCAATGCGTCCAACTTTGTCTTTGGCAACCAGTTACGAGCTCGAGAGATGTGGCAGTCGGTATCGGGTGCGCCGAACCATGGGTTAACGAATGCTTCTGCCAGAGGGAGCTGGCCGGCAAGGCCTCCACGTTCATCTCCAACTGCGTAGCCAGTCGATGCGGGAGTCCACAGGATATTGCTCCCTCGA is a window of Podospora pseudopauciseta strain CBS 411.78 chromosome 1, whole genome shotgun sequence DNA encoding:
- a CDS encoding hypothetical protein (EggNog:ENOG503NX9B; COG:O; CAZy:CBM18; CAZy:CE4), producing MINVPVTLLSLSAVATAAALADANSQSTSPNPSPRQHARDTLQKRANCGSGIGNCPSGQCCSQYGWCGVTSEHCGTGCQSGFGTCTGGGGGNNEETLSTPRPKFGSIPYGVTITNCNAAGTIALTFDDGPFLYTNQLLDLLAQQQVKATFFTNGLNWGDATQAPYPDVLRRIVNDGHQLGSHTYNHPDLNTLTTAARRSNMAQNEKIFKDALGGYFPTYMRPPYGSCTGQCLTDLGNLGYHVINWNIDTLDYQGNIPNSQNIFNSAVSTNAAANKYIALAHDVHQATVQQLALGLIQTAKNRGYRLVTVGECLGDAPVNWYRDATTGNARTGGGGGSGGNPNPGPITSTNGLCGSTNGNMNCLNSGFGNCCSQWGYCGSTAEYCGANCQRAFGNCN
- a CDS encoding hypothetical protein (COG:K; EggNog:ENOG503Q1BC), whose amino-acid sequence is MNDDQEGLNTSGTPSVFSVSAGASQGDDFSSTAPAFPTSGVPQSGIGYDGQHCDNWPSARSDTFNGLDYAPGTFDGLDNAPVALYQNHGPLNWSTSELSHVFNTKIELDQEQRSSHPAAPPFWLPPHASQSSVVYSTAQHSSDNPPSFFSDYSNTADPVKRQSTFDASCLHAQNESAYSLTGPLDQPQLNLNSVPPPAPYCLQHQHGLVPNAQQSNHGITIDHNYDNTGAPIAETHPSPAAVITTPAAHSTSLTRRQDFTLVVPPKRRRGRPPKHDVNFPPGQPLTLSSTSAPGSILSPATIPTTAGSPAFSSSYPAKQTPTGVSHPTETGDDGTKQQQEQQQPKKLPRGSVSGANDNNNSTAEWTNLRSRNRQAAIRYRVKTQAAASRLEAEEQEISSRRKSLLTSVGQLREEVYNLKNEVLKHADCDCPLIQAYLAHAARQVYSGLRGGPPPTTGRIMEVGMMGGGQGGVDYGGSSVGGESSGESISPGGSVSPGTIITTTTAMKTPTMTSPITGNSEDFKGGDYYGVVDTEEN